GACATGTTCCGGCGCGCGCGGCTGGGCGGGCAGGTCGGGCAGCCGGTCCGGCAGGGTGAAGTCGGGAGAGGCTCCGAGACCCAGCAGGCGCACCAGTTCCTCGCGCGCGCTGGTGGCCGCCAGGCGCGCCTGCGCCTGCTGGGTCACGGCATCCTGGTAGTAGGCGCGTTCGCGTGCGGCGTCGAGTTGACTCCAGTTGCCGGCGGCCCGCATGCGGGCGGCCAGTTCGGCGGCAGCTTCCGCGGATGCGCGCACCTGCTCGCTGAACGCGGACGCCTGCGCGGCGGCGACGGCGCTGTACCAGGCCTTGCGCGTATCCGCCGCCAATCGGACGGTCTGCAGCGCCGCTTGCAGTTTGGCCTGCTCGAAGCGTCGGCTTTCGATGCCCCTGCGCGCCGGCATGGTCAGCAGCGCGGCCAGGTCGAAGGTGAGGCCGCGGTCGATTTCCGTCTCCTCGCCACCGCGCACCCGGCCGAAGCTCAGGCTCGGGTTGGGCAGCCGTCCGGTCTGGACGAAGTCCGCTTCGGCGATCGCCAGGTCCGCCAGCGCCGCCTGCAGTCCGCGGTTGTTGATCAGGGCGATGCGCACCGCGGCGTCCGGGTCGAGCGGCCTGGAAAGCAGGCGCGCTACTTCGGCCTGCGGGTCACCGTCGCGCTTCAGGGGCGCGGGCTGGCCGATGCGTTCCTGGGTCATCCGGGCGACGTCGTCGAGGCCGCCATCCCGGGAAAAGCTGGCGCAGCCGGCCAGCAGCGGCGCGCTGGCCGCAACCAGCAGCAAATAGGGAAGTTTCATGGTTCGTCTGGTATCGATTGAGGCCGCACGGGCGGCCCGAGGGCGCGCCGTCGGCGCGCACGCAAGCTCAAACGAACAGGCGACGGGGCGGCCGTTCGAGGGCCGAAGGAACGATGGAGATGATCGCTGCTTCCGGAATCGCGTCCGGCGCGGCGGCCAGGGAAGGCGCGTGCAAGCCCGGCGGCATGGCGGGGAGGGCGACGGCGCCGACGCAGCAACTTGCGCAGTTCGCGCATTTGGAATGCGATGAGCCATGATGCGATGAGCCATGGGCCTTTACTCCAGCCTTGGCGCAGTGCGCGTCGGTCATGGACGCGGCGGCTTGATGATGCTGGTGGCCGGAGGCGACCGCGATCGCGCGCTGCGCCTGTTCCATATGCCCGCATGCTTTCGCGGCGCCGCCCTGGAGGGACAGCACCGAGATCGACAGCCACAGCAGGAGACGGAAGAACAGGCGCATGGTTCAGGCATCGTACCTCAAATTAAGAAGGTGCATCAAGTCCTCTGCTGTATCCCCTACAGCGTATAGGCCAGCTTGACGTAGTAATACGCGCCATTGATGCCGAACGGCGAAAAGCTCGGCAACACGTAGGCGTGCGTGTAGCCCTGCGATACGGCGTGCTCCGGGAAATGATTGAACAGGTTCCGCGCACCCGCCGTCAGGCTCAGTCGCCGGCTGAAATCGTAGCCCGCTTCGAGGTCGGCGATCGTGGTCGGCTTGATACGGTTGGTGTGGTAGGGCGCGCCGTCGGTGTCGGGGTCGGCCACTGTCAGTTCGGTGTCGCCGTAGCGGGTCACGCGCAGGTTGAGGTTCCAGTCGCCGTAGAAGTACTTGCCTCCAAGGATCAGTTTGCTTTTCGGGGTCGCATCGATCACCGGCGAGATCGCCGCGGGATTCAGGCCGCTAGGCAGGCTCACGCCGGTCACCCGGTTGTGGTTCAGGTTGAGCCCGGCAGTGAACCTGAGCTTGCCATAACTGTCGAGGTCCATGGGATAGTCGGCGGTCGCGTCCAGGCCGTGGGTACGCGTATCGACCCCGTTGGTCAGGTAGCTGACGGTGGCGTCGGTGATGGCGGGGTCGAGCACGCTGCCGTGGGCGACGATTGCCGCGTCGGCGCCGGCCCCGCTGAGGGTGCCCGAGCCGATGATGCGATGGCGGACTTCGATCCGGTACATGTCCACCGTGACCGCCAGGCGCGGCGCCAGGGTCGCTACCAGGCCGAGGCTGAGGTTGGTCGACTTTTCCGGCGCCAGCGGTTTGGCGCCCGCGAACGCGGCGGCGGGCGAGTTGGCCGGCAGGACGACATCGGCATAGGTCGGGCCGACGTTGGTTGCGGAATAAAATTCTTCCTGGAGCGTCGGCGCCCGGAAGCCGTTGCTCACCGTGCCGCGCAGCGCAAGGTCGGGCGTGAAGTCGTAGCGGCTGGTCAGCTTGGCATTGAAGGTGTTGCCGAAGTCGCTGTAGTGCTCCTCGCGGCCCGCCACGCTGAGCTGCCATTGCGGGCTTGGCCGCACGCCCACATCGACATAGCCGGCGAGGTTGCGGCGCGTGTGCGTGCCGGCGTCGGCGAGCGCGTAGCCCGGGAAGCCGTCGGGACCGAAGTCGTAGCGCGAGGCGGCGTCGCCGGCGCCCAGGCGGTAGGACTCGTGGCGGGCCTCGAGGCCGAACGCCAGGTTCAGCGGCGCCTGCCAGCCGATATCGAAGGCCTTGCTGACATCGGCGTTGCTGGTCCATTGCGAGAACGTGTACTGGCCGTCGTAGAAGCTGGTCGGCGACTTGCCGGTATCGCGCAGCAGGGGCCGGTTGACGCTGTCCTGGACGCCGATCGCGATGTCGTCGCGGCCATAGGTCGTGCTCAGGTCCCAGTGCCAGCCGTCGCCGATGATGCCCTTGACGCCGACGCTGGCCGCATAGTCGTCCTCCCTGGCCGTTTCCACCGGCTCGAACCCGTTGGGGTAGAAGGTGGGCGCCTTGGTCGGGGTGCGCCAGTTCTGGTAGCTCCAGGCGTTGCGATGGGCGTAGGTCGCATTCCCGTAGACTTCGCCGCCGCCGTCCAGGCGGAGCCCGGCGTTCAGGGCGGCGCTGCCGACCCGGGTCTTCGCATCGCCGCTCACCTTGCTGGGGAACGGGTCCGATGACGGCGAGCGCGGCACCAGCGGCGTGCCGAAGCCGTTCGTGGTCACCAGGTCGGCGCCGGTCTGGTTGGTGAAGTCATGGTCGCGCAGTTGCGCCGCCAGGTGGGCGAAGCCGTTCGTGGACAGCGCAAAGCCCTTGTCGAGCAGCAGGTCGCGGGTCAGGCCCTTGTGGTCGTGGTGCGGGTTGACCTTGCTGTTGCCGTAGCTGCCCGCGGTCAGGCTGATCTCGCCCGCGCTCGGCGAGGATTTGAGGATGATGTTGATGACGCCGGCGATCGCATCCGAGCCATACTGCGCGGCGGCGCCATCCTGCAGGATCTCGATGTGATCGACCGCGGAGACCGGAATGAGGTCGAGGTCGGCGGGCGACGAATACTGGTTCGGGCCGGCATCGGCGGCAATGCTGGCCGTGTTATGGCGGCGCTTGCCGTTGACCAGCACCAGTACGTGGTTCGGACCGAGGCCGCGCAATTGCACCGAGCGGACCATGTTGCCGATGTCGCCAGTCACGGACTGTGAATCGTAGGACGGCATCAGAGCGGTCATCGCATCGAACAGGTTCGAGGCGCCCGTTTCGCGCAGGGCGTCGGCGGACAGCACCGCGATCGGGGCGGCGCTGTCGCGCATCCTGGTGCCGATATTGCGCGTGCCGGTGACGATGACGGTCGCCGCCGGATTGGCGTCGATGTCGGCAGCCACCGCGCTCTGGGCATGGACGCCGGCGGCCGGAGCGGCGAGCAAGCCGGCAATCGCAATGTGAATTGCGCGCGGCGTCAAACCGGCGCGGGGAACGGAAATCAGCGGGTGTGGGCCTGCAGCGCGATGCGACTTTTGCATTGAATCCTCGAGGTAAAGTTATGCTTGTTTTATCGACGCGCGGTATTGCATGCGGTCCATAAAATTACAACATGGACCCGCGAGGCATCCTGCCTGAATTCGCTATCTCAGGGAATAGAAAACGCCGTTCATGCAGGGCGAAACGGCATATCGCATGGCGGGAGGCAAGTCCCGAGCCACTGAATAGCGGTACCGGCGGACAGGGACGAATGCGAGGATGGGAGTGCGGAAGGCGGCGAAGGGCTGGCGACACATCTCGAGGGTACGAGATAGGGTAGGGCTCGGCGTGCGGAGCGGGAAGCCCGCCGCTTCGGCCGGATCACTGAATTCGGGTATTCAGGGCATCGAGGAACCAGTGCTCTCATAGAGGCAGCATGCGTTTTGTTGCCGAATACTGTCCAGGATGGTCTTGCCGCTGCCTCGTGGCATCCGCTCAGGCCTGGCTCTTGTCGATGAAGTATGGGGCGCATCGGAACTCGGCTATACCGGTCCAAACGTGCCGCCGAGCCCTTTTGCCACGATAAGCCGCCGTGCCTCATGGAGGAACGCTGGACCGTCGAGCCGGTGCCAGCCGAAGGACGGAGCGTATATCGGCCCGGCTTGCCTTGCCCGCACTGACGGTCAAGAAGGAGTTCAAGCCAAGGCGTTTGCGATGCGGTCCTGTGGTCGCCAGGGTCAGTGGCTTGAGACAGGGCTGGTCCAATAAAAGCCTGACTTCGTACTGCACCGAAGGCACAGCAAACAGGCTGACCATCTCTTTCAAGCCGGCGTGGGATCGGCCATTCGGCAGGAACGCCTTCGCCGCCTTTTCATCCAGCGGACCGATATGCAGGCGAACACGCAAGTCCTGGCGCCACGCGCGTGCGCCTAGGGCAGCGCCGAATCCGAGGGTGGGATCGGTAAGGCCCAGCGTGCTGCGAAACTTCTGCGGTATCGGATCCCAGGCCCCGACGAATTCCTCGACGCGCACAGGAACGCCGAAATACTCGCCCAACACGCGCTCCACGGTCGAGGCGGCGATCGGACGCGTCCTGAGCAGCCCGGCGTAGAAGCCGGCGACTTCCGCGGGAATCGATCCATAAGGCCTGGCTGGCCCGAAGCTGCTCAGCCTGAGACCACCCAGTGCGCTCAGCAGCGGAAGCAGGTCGTCCTGGGCCCGCGTGTCCAGGCCGTGCTCGACGCGGTATTTTCCCCATGCCTCGTAAAACAGGCCGACAGCCCGATTCGAAAACAGATCGATGAATGGCGTCCAGCTCTCGTCCGCGCCCATGCCCGTTTTCGCAGCCGCACGTTCGGTGTCATGCAGCGGCAGGGTGCCGCTTGCGCCAAGCAGTCCGATGAATGCCGGTGTGATGTGAATGCGCGGCGTCCTGGCGCCGTCCTGCACTTCGACCTGCAGGCCTTCGATCTCGCTCGCAGGAAAAGCCAGCGACAGGCTATTACGAAAGCGCAGCACCTGGCCGAATGCCTGGGTGTACGGGATGCCCTGTTGGCGCAGCATGCGCACCAGGATGTTCAGCAGTTGCGCGAACCGGTACCGGTAGGGCGCCGCGCGCAGGTGCGCGATCAGGACAGCGGCATGCTGCCGCTTCTCGGTTTGCATCGGAACAGCTCCTCCCCGGACTGGTGTGACAGGATCACGAGTTCGATAAAACTGTTCATCTGGACGTACAGCGCGAAGAACTGGTCGATGACCTGGATGAACAGGTGCAGGCCGGCGCCGACGACGGCTTCTTCATCGATCGTCAGGCGCACTTCGGTCCCGTGTGCCAGGGATGCGCCGCGTTTGTGCCTTAACCATGCGACGGTCTCGGCATGTTCGAGCCCGACGATGCCGGCGATCTGCCGCCGCGATACCGCCGATCCGGTAAAGTCGTACAGGGACAGCATCTCGCGCAGGCCGTCCGCGCCTTCGGTGGCGAGCGAGTGATGGTTGAGCGTCAGGTGCGAGATCAGGCGCCAGTGGGCGCCCTGGCCATTTGCCAGGCGATGGGGGCGCGTGGGCCTGCGAAGAAAGCGAATCGCCGCGCCCTCGGTAGCGCCGGGAATGGACAGGTCGCTGCTGGCCGCGCCGGATTTCAGCAGGCAGGGCAGGTCCCGGTTGGTGCAGGTGAGGTCGATCGACAGCGTTGTTTTCTCGACCGCGAGCGGTGCACCGTCGATGTCGACGAGCGAGATGACTTTTTCATGTCCCGGGCTGGTGGCAGCCAGTGTGTCGTCACGGCGCAGTATCCAGTAACGGCCCTTACGTGCATCGCTCTCGCCGTGCCGGAGCGCATAGAAGGGGCGGAATTCGACCGGCGCGATGTCCTTGTCCCGCTGCTGCACCATGTGGACCCGGTCGACCGAATAGACCTCGTAGGCCGCCGCATGCGCGGGATGCGCCAGCACGGAATATTCAGCCGTTTGCTGGCTGTAGTCGATCGGCACCCCGGGCTGCCTGAACAGATTGACGACCGGGGTACAGCCGGCAAGCAGGCTTTGCGCCGACAGTCCGGCCAGCATCCTTGCCTGGTCCGATCCCGGCGGCACCTCCGCCAGGCCCAGGTGCAGCGTGAAGCGGGTGCAATCCGCAGGGAGGCGTGCGCAGAGTGCTGCCAGGTCGATGTCGACGAAGTTGAACTTTTCTGGAAAGGCGAAATACTCTGCAAGAATCCGGTAGGCGCGGTGCGAACGGGCGTCGAACGGGATCAAGGCGTCATCGTCGGTGAAGCCGACTGGCGAGATTGGCATCGCAGCGAGAGGCAGCCACGCGCCGTCCGCGCCTGCCTGCACGTAAGCCGACGCCGTCCGCATGAACAGTGCATCGCGCAGCGCCGCGCAGAACGAAGCGTCGCCGTCGAGATAGACCCGCAAGGGCGACGTTTTCATGGAAATCGGGCCTGCGGATTCGAACTCGATGCCAACCGACGCCGCCACGCCCGGCGCCAGCCTGGTCGAGGAAGGCGCGCGGATGACCGCGTCGAACCAGGCCGAGGCAATGGCGGCGGGAGACGGCGTGACATCGTAGGCGGTCTGGAATTTGCAGTTCACGCCGCGGACCGGCGCCGATTCCAGCAAGCTGCCCCGCGCGACTGTTCCGGTGCCGCCGCCGGCGCCTCGCGCGGTCGGCAGAAAACGTATGATCGCGCAGGACGGAAACGGCCGGAGATAGTGAGGGAACAGGAGGTTGAGCAGGGCCTCCGTAAATTGTGGATACGCGTCATCCAGGCGTTTCGACACCCGGGCGCACAGCAGGGCGACCGACTGGATCAGGCGTTCGACATGCGGATCGTCGCACGCGTCGCCGCCGATCTGCAGCTTGGCCGCGACCTTCGGATAGCGCTCGGCATACTCGCGGCAAAGCTGCCGCATGGTGACGAGCTCGCGTTCATACTGTGCAAACAGTTCGTCCATGGTGCTCGTGCCTAAGGAGCGCCGCGTACGCTCTGGACCGAATAGCGCTGCAGCGACGGCTGGAAGACGGCGTTGAAATGCATCGGTTCAGCCACCGGCGCGTTTTTCAGTTCGGCGGTGATCACGAAGTCGACCCGGTTGATCGCCCCTTTCCTGGGCTGTAGCGTCGCAGTCACCCTGTGCAGCCGTGATTCGTGCCGCTCGATCGCCAGCCGGACCGCGGTGCAGATCCGTTTCTGGTCCGTGTCGCTCGTCATGCACATGCCGGCGAAATCGATCAGGCCGTAGTTCACGACGGATCCGCCTACTTCGGGGTATTGAGCCAGCACATGCGGGAGCAGGGCGGAGCGCGTGTTCAGGAGAGCCTCCAGGTCACGGGTGATGCTGTCCCGCCATGCATCGACCTTCCTGGAAGATGCACGGAACTCCCCTTGCGGTGCGTCGTCATCGGTATCCAACCGGTCGAACAAGCCTGGCACGAAACTTTGCATGCGGTTTCCTTCAAAGCCGTCCTGCAGCGGAAGAAGCGCCATTATTCCTTTCCGGCAAAAAATAAAGTTGCGACTCATCAACGGATTTATTTTGGAGAAGAAGCCGAAAGCTTGATGCGCCAAATCAACAAATTTTGTGCGAGGCCAGCCATGCTTTTCGGAATCTGAACAATGCGGACCTGGGCCGAGGAGAAAGCGATGAGCATGGGAGCGAAAATCTTGTGGTCCGAAGGGCTGACGCTGGGACCCCAGCATTTCCAGCGCCAGGACCTGTACCACGAGACACGGCTGCTCAGGATGGCGTCTGCGCTCAATCCCAACTTCTGGGGCGCCCGGCTCCTGCAGTGGAATAGGGAAGGACTCGGCCATAACCTGCTCGAGGCGCAAGCCTTGTCGCTGATCTTCCAGGATGGGGAGGTGTACGATGCGCCGGCAACGGACCTGCTGCCGCTGCCGGTCGACCTGACCCGGCTGCCGCAGGAAATCAACACTTTCACCATCTATGCCGCACTGCCGACGATCCGGCCGCATGGCGCCAATGCGGAAGAGGGCGGCCGTTATGCAGTGGCGGAGGCGGAAACCGCCGACCTGTTCAGCGATGCGGTGCCGATCGACGTGCCGTTCCTGAAGAAGCGGCTTCGGCTGATGTCCCACGCCGAGCCGCGCGATGGCCATGTCAGTTACCCCGTGCTTCGCATCCATCGCGACCCGCGCGGCGGATTCGAAGCGGACCCGACCTTTATTCCACCATGCGTGGCGATCAGTGCCGCCCGTCCGCTCCAGCAATTGCTCGACGGCTTGATGAGCGCGCTATCGGCGAAGATCGTCTCGCTGCACAACGCGCACCGCAAGACGAATGCATCCACCTTCGAGGTCCACGCAGGCGACATCACGTCCTGGTGGATGCTCAACATCATCAGCACGGCGAACGCATCCCTGCAGCACTGTGCACGTTCGCGGGTACAACACCCTGAAGATCTGTACCAAAAGCTGCTTGTCCTTGCCGGAGGCTTGATCACGTTTTCGGACAGGTACAAAACCTCGGATCTTCCCGCCTATGAGCACGCCGACCCGGGCGTCACGTTCGCACAGCTCGATGCCGTGATCCGCGACCTGGTCGATACCGTCATCTCGGCCAAGTACTTCAGCATTCCGCTCATCGCGGAGGACAACCGCCGTACTCACTACCGGGGAGCGCTCGACGCGTCGAAACTGAGCCAGGAAACGCAGCTCTGCCTTGCCGTGAGTGCGGACATGCCGGCGCTCGAGCTGGTGGCGGCGGTACCGGTCCGGTTCAAGATCGGCTCGCCCGACGACATCGAGCGTATCGTGGTATCGGCACTTCCCGGCATCACGCTGACGCATATGCCGCAGGTGCCGACGGCGGTTCCCGTTCGTCCGGACACCTATTACTTCCTGTTGTCGACCAAGAACGGGCTCTATGAGAATGCGCTGAAAGCGCAGGCCATCGCGATCTATGCACCGGACGGGATGCGGGAGCTGAAGATGGAGCTGATCGCGTTCACGCAATGATTCCGAGAGGTTGCGCCCGGGTATTTGTTTTCCAGCCCGGGCAAGCCGCACCGCATCAAGCCGCCTTCAACACGTGCCCCACCGGCTCCAGGCGCCGCAAGCGCAGGGAAATCAGCATCGCGGCGGCCAGCAGGCTGCCGAGCAGCGTCACGACGCCACCCCATCCGCCGTGCTCCCACAAGATCCCGCACAGCCACCCCACCACGCTCGAACCGAGGTAGTAAAAGCATAGATAGAGCGCCGACGCCAGCGCCTGCTGCGTGCGCGCACGCCGCCCCACCCAGCTGCTGGCGATCGAATGCGAGGCGAAGAAGCCGAAGGTGTAGATGGCCATGCCGGCCACGATCAGGACGAGATTGTGCGCCAGCGTCAGCAGCAGGCCCGTGAACATCGTCGCCATGACGGTCCACAGCACGTGGCGGCGGCCCAGGCGGTCGGCGCGGCGGCCGGCCCAGACCGAGCTGAAGATACCGATCAGGTAGAGCAGCGAGATCGCGCCGACCACGCTCTGGCGCAGGCCGAACGGCGCGCCCAGCAGGCGGAAGCCGATGAAGTTGTAGGTGCTGACGAAGCAGCCCATCAGCAGGAAGGAGAGGGCGAACAGCCAGGGCAGGCCGTCGTCGCCGAAGTGCCGGCGCAGGCCCTGCAGCGTCATCGCCAGGCCGCCCGAGGATGGCCTGAAATTGCGCGAGGCCGGCAGGCTGCGCCAGAATTCCCAGGCCGCCAGCAGGCCGGCGATACCCATCACGCCCACCGCGACGCGCCAGGACAGGAAATCCGACAGCACCGAAGCCAGCATCCGTCCCAGCATGCCGCCGAACGCATTGCCGCTGATGAGCAAGCCCATCGACACGCCGAGCGAGGCCGGCTCGATTTCTTCGCTGAGGTAGGCCATCGCGACGGCCGGCATGCCGCCCAGCGCCAGGCCGAGCAGGGTGCGCGCCGCCAGCAGCTCGGTGTAGCTGCGTGCGAATGCCGACAGCACCATCATGATGGCGGCCACCACCAGCGCCACGACCATCAGGTTCTTGCGTCCGGTCCGGTCGGAAATCACGGACGAGAACAGCAACGACACCGCCAGCGCGCCGCTCGGCAGCGACAGGGACAGGCTGCTCTGCGCTGGCGTCAGGCCGAATTCCAGCGCAAACAGCGGCATCAGCGGCTGCACGCAGTACAACAGGGCGAAGCAGGAGAAGCCGCCGAAGAACAGGGCGCGGTTGGTGCGGCGGTAGGCGGGAACGGCGGGGTGGCTGGACATGGCAGTGGGGATGAAGCGTCGATATAGCATCCTAGGATTGCCAGATACATCTGTCCAATATATATTTGTGGCCTTACTTATCGTTTAAACAGATAACATGGAGCTCAGGCACCTGCGTTACTTCGTCGCCGTGGCGGAAGAGCTGAGTTTTACGCGCGCCGCCGAGCGCCTGCATATCGGCCAGCCCCCGCTGAGCCAGACGATCCAGGCGCTGGAAGCGGAGATCGGCGCCCGCCTGTTCGAGCGCAACAAGCGGCGCGTGCTGCTGACCGAAGCCGGCAGGCTGTTCCTGGCGGACGCGCGGCGCATGCTGGCGCTGTCCGAGCAGGCCAAGGAAACGGCGCGCCGCGCGCACCTGGGCGAAGCGGGCGAGCTGAGGGTCGGCTTTACCTTCTCGACGCCGTTCACGCCGCTGTTCGCCAAGGTCGTGCGGCGCTACCGCCAGCAATATCCCGGCGTGCTGCTGACCTTCCACGAAATGGCGACCATGCACCAGCTTGCGAAGATCGAAGCGCGCGAACTGGACGTGGGTTTCGTGCGCCCGGCCTCGATACGGCCGCCGCAGACGGTGGCGCTGACGATGCTGCGCAACGATCCGCTGCGCCTGGTGCTGCCGGCCGACTCACCCTTGGCGCGGCAACGGGAAATCGCCGTCAAGGACCTGGCCGGCCAGGCCTTCGTGGTGTTTCCGAAGGATGCCGGCACCGGCGTCTATCACCAGATCGCCGACCTGTGCCGTGCAGCCGGCTTCACGCCGCACATCGCGATGGAGGCGGGCGAGCCGTCGACCATCATCGGCCTGGTCGCCGCGGGCTGCGGGATCTCGGTCCTGCCGGGGTCCTTCGAAGGCATTCACATGGAAGGTGTCGTCTATCGGCCGCTGGCCGATCGCGACGCGACCACGGCCCTGCTGCTGGCGCGGCATGCCGAAGGCGGCGGTCCGCTGGCGGAAGCCTTCGTGGCGCTGGCGCAGGCGGCGGCCGCCGAAGGGCAGCTTGCCGGGGCGTGAGCTTCAGGGCGCCTTGCGCTGGTCGACCCAGTTCGGATAGACGTATTGCGATTCATTCAGCGGGTAGCTGCCGTCCGCCTTCGCTTGTGCGAGGTCGGCAAGCACGCGTGCGCGGACCGGATCGTTGGCGGCGACATTGCTGGTGGAGGCGCAGCCGGACAGGGCGGCGACGAGCAGGACGGGGATCAGGGGTTTCA
This window of the Massilia sp. WG5 genome carries:
- the tssG gene encoding type VI secretion system baseplate subunit TssG, producing the protein MQTEKRQHAAVLIAHLRAAPYRYRFAQLLNILVRMLRQQGIPYTQAFGQVLRFRNSLSLAFPASEIEGLQVEVQDGARTPRIHITPAFIGLLGASGTLPLHDTERAAAKTGMGADESWTPFIDLFSNRAVGLFYEAWGKYRVEHGLDTRAQDDLLPLLSALGGLRLSSFGPARPYGSIPAEVAGFYAGLLRTRPIAASTVERVLGEYFGVPVRVEEFVGAWDPIPQKFRSTLGLTDPTLGFGAALGARAWRQDLRVRLHIGPLDEKAAKAFLPNGRSHAGLKEMVSLFAVPSVQYEVRLLLDQPCLKPLTLATTGPHRKRLGLNSFLTVSAGKASRADIRSVLRLAPARRSSVPP
- a CDS encoding TolC family protein is translated as MKLPYLLLVAASAPLLAGCASFSRDGGLDDVARMTQERIGQPAPLKRDGDPQAEVARLLSRPLDPDAAVRIALINNRGLQAALADLAIAEADFVQTGRLPNPSLSFGRVRGGEETEIDRGLTFDLAALLTMPARRGIESRRFEQAKLQAALQTVRLAADTRKAWYSAVAAAQASAFSEQVRASAEAAAELAARMRAAGNWSQLDAARERAYYQDAVTQQAQARLAATSAREELVRLLGLGASPDFTLPDRLPDLPAQPRAPEHVEATALSQRLDVLIARQDAQATAKALGLTRATGFIDVFDAGYANKSTTGTPRQNGYQVTLELPLFDWGGARVARAEASYMGAVHRTADVAVRARSEARQAYAGYRTTYDIARRYRDEVVPLRKQIADEVLLRYNGMLASTFELLAESREQLASVNAAIAAQRDFWIADTNLQSAMNAGGTLEPRTAQ
- a CDS encoding LysR substrate-binding domain-containing protein, which gives rise to MELRHLRYFVAVAEELSFTRAAERLHIGQPPLSQTIQALEAEIGARLFERNKRRVLLTEAGRLFLADARRMLALSEQAKETARRAHLGEAGELRVGFTFSTPFTPLFAKVVRRYRQQYPGVLLTFHEMATMHQLAKIEARELDVGFVRPASIRPPQTVALTMLRNDPLRLVLPADSPLARQREIAVKDLAGQAFVVFPKDAGTGVYHQIADLCRAAGFTPHIAMEAGEPSTIIGLVAAGCGISVLPGSFEGIHMEGVVYRPLADRDATTALLLARHAEGGGPLAEAFVALAQAAAAEGQLAGA
- a CDS encoding TonB-dependent siderophore receptor — translated: MLAAPAAGVHAQSAVAADIDANPAATVIVTGTRNIGTRMRDSAAPIAVLSADALRETGASNLFDAMTALMPSYDSQSVTGDIGNMVRSVQLRGLGPNHVLVLVNGKRRHNTASIAADAGPNQYSSPADLDLIPVSAVDHIEILQDGAAAQYGSDAIAGVINIILKSSPSAGEISLTAGSYGNSKVNPHHDHKGLTRDLLLDKGFALSTNGFAHLAAQLRDHDFTNQTGADLVTTNGFGTPLVPRSPSSDPFPSKVSGDAKTRVGSAALNAGLRLDGGGEVYGNATYAHRNAWSYQNWRTPTKAPTFYPNGFEPVETAREDDYAASVGVKGIIGDGWHWDLSTTYGRDDIAIGVQDSVNRPLLRDTGKSPTSFYDGQYTFSQWTSNADVSKAFDIGWQAPLNLAFGLEARHESYRLGAGDAASRYDFGPDGFPGYALADAGTHTRRNLAGYVDVGVRPSPQWQLSVAGREEHYSDFGNTFNAKLTSRYDFTPDLALRGTVSNGFRAPTLQEEFYSATNVGPTYADVVLPANSPAAAFAGAKPLAPEKSTNLSLGLVATLAPRLAVTVDMYRIEVRHRIIGSGTLSGAGADAAIVAHGSVLDPAITDATVSYLTNGVDTRTHGLDATADYPMDLDSYGKLRFTAGLNLNHNRVTGVSLPSGLNPAAISPVIDATPKSKLILGGKYFYGDWNLNLRVTRYGDTELTVADPDTDGAPYHTNRIKPTTIADLEAGYDFSRRLSLTAGARNLFNHFPEHAVSQGYTHAYVLPSFSPFGINGAYYYVKLAYTL
- the tssF gene encoding type VI secretion system baseplate subunit TssF, encoding MDELFAQYERELVTMRQLCREYAERYPKVAAKLQIGGDACDDPHVERLIQSVALLCARVSKRLDDAYPQFTEALLNLLFPHYLRPFPSCAIIRFLPTARGAGGGTGTVARGSLLESAPVRGVNCKFQTAYDVTPSPAAIASAWFDAVIRAPSSTRLAPGVAASVGIEFESAGPISMKTSPLRVYLDGDASFCAALRDALFMRTASAYVQAGADGAWLPLAAMPISPVGFTDDDALIPFDARSHRAYRILAEYFAFPEKFNFVDIDLAALCARLPADCTRFTLHLGLAEVPPGSDQARMLAGLSAQSLLAGCTPVVNLFRQPGVPIDYSQQTAEYSVLAHPAHAAAYEVYSVDRVHMVQQRDKDIAPVEFRPFYALRHGESDARKGRYWILRRDDTLAATSPGHEKVISLVDIDGAPLAVEKTTLSIDLTCTNRDLPCLLKSGAASSDLSIPGATEGAAIRFLRRPTRPHRLANGQGAHWRLISHLTLNHHSLATEGADGLREMLSLYDFTGSAVSRRQIAGIVGLEHAETVAWLRHKRGASLAHGTEVRLTIDEEAVVGAGLHLFIQVIDQFFALYVQMNSFIELVILSHQSGEELFRCKPRSGSMPLS
- the tssK gene encoding type VI secretion system baseplate subunit TssK — its product is MSMGAKILWSEGLTLGPQHFQRQDLYHETRLLRMASALNPNFWGARLLQWNREGLGHNLLEAQALSLIFQDGEVYDAPATDLLPLPVDLTRLPQEINTFTIYAALPTIRPHGANAEEGGRYAVAEAETADLFSDAVPIDVPFLKKRLRLMSHAEPRDGHVSYPVLRIHRDPRGGFEADPTFIPPCVAISAARPLQQLLDGLMSALSAKIVSLHNAHRKTNASTFEVHAGDITSWWMLNIISTANASLQHCARSRVQHPEDLYQKLLVLAGGLITFSDRYKTSDLPAYEHADPGVTFAQLDAVIRDLVDTVISAKYFSIPLIAEDNRRTHYRGALDASKLSQETQLCLAVSADMPALELVAAVPVRFKIGSPDDIERIVVSALPGITLTHMPQVPTAVPVRPDTYYFLLSTKNGLYENALKAQAIAIYAPDGMRELKMELIAFTQ
- a CDS encoding DUF4148 domain-containing protein: MNLKPLIPVLLVAALSGCASTSNVAANDPVRARVLADLAQAKADGSYPLNESQYVYPNWVDQRKAP
- a CDS encoding MFS transporter, producing MSSHPAVPAYRRTNRALFFGGFSCFALLYCVQPLMPLFALEFGLTPAQSSLSLSLPSGALAVSLLFSSVISDRTGRKNLMVVALVVAAIMMVLSAFARSYTELLAARTLLGLALGGMPAVAMAYLSEEIEPASLGVSMGLLISGNAFGGMLGRMLASVLSDFLSWRVAVGVMGIAGLLAAWEFWRSLPASRNFRPSSGGLAMTLQGLRRHFGDDGLPWLFALSFLLMGCFVSTYNFIGFRLLGAPFGLRQSVVGAISLLYLIGIFSSVWAGRRADRLGRRHVLWTVMATMFTGLLLTLAHNLVLIVAGMAIYTFGFFASHSIASSWVGRRARTQQALASALYLCFYYLGSSVVGWLCGILWEHGGWGGVVTLLGSLLAAAMLISLRLRRLEPVGHVLKAA
- the tssE gene encoding type VI secretion system baseplate subunit TssE — translated: MALLPLQDGFEGNRMQSFVPGLFDRLDTDDDAPQGEFRASSRKVDAWRDSITRDLEALLNTRSALLPHVLAQYPEVGGSVVNYGLIDFAGMCMTSDTDQKRICTAVRLAIERHESRLHRVTATLQPRKGAINRVDFVITAELKNAPVAEPMHFNAVFQPSLQRYSVQSVRGAP